The Apium graveolens cultivar Ventura chromosome 6, ASM990537v1, whole genome shotgun sequence genome contains a region encoding:
- the LOC141663901 gene encoding uncharacterized protein LOC141663901, which translates to MSNETDDLDLLLSLQDRVLETPPASPSAPARDPHSGYLSDDASPKRGGDVDMSVFRNAVQDCLDYDPQTSKKEIKSKTSSDGSVEKFSGLRIRNQLVSPVELANRFSDIRFIRLPAIKKLLVGDTLSGCWATVGVLMEKGEQRMSSAGKPYCIWKVGSLDENTASVFLFGTAYQKNSKEEVGSVFAFLSCGARKDNSKIGCSLSVYNAGQILKLGTSVDYVVCKGNDCKNVINRRQGIYCKYHKLKSSEKYSKSRTELKGGNLRMSVNNHLKSEGIYVVNPHTQKKNIAKPNQVLSVEGLKKALSNAGKVTTNQYSQGIRFLTQITGMGDSKPMKKGPTTNKPLHSALNKPLHSAQKRSSPSAGSELPVKGTSQPPNAKRAKAEERQHSSKKPNQIQTKEKMIELDFISSDEDT; encoded by the exons ATGTCGAATGAAACAGATGACTTGGATCTCCTGCTTTCTCTTCAAGACAGGGTTTTAGAAACCCCACCCGCCTCTCCTTCTGCCCCGGCCCGGGACCCACACTCTG GGTACTTATCTGATGATGCCTCGCCTAAGCGAGGGGGAGATGTTGATATGTCTGTGTTCCGGAATGCAGTTCAAGATTGTCTTGATTATGATCCTCAAACTAGCAAGAAGGAAATTAAATCAAAGACCTCTAGTGATGGAAGTGTTGAGAAGTTCTCGGGGTTGCGAATTAG GAATCAATTAGTCTCTCCTGTGGAATTGGCGAACCGCTTTTCAGATATCCGGTTTATTCGATTACCAGCAATAAA GAAGCTTCTTGTGGGAGATACTCTTTCTGGATGCTGGGCAACTGTTGGTGTTTTAATGGAGAAAGGGGAACAAAGAATGAGTTCTGCAGGAAAGCCCTATTGTATATGGAAAGTTGGAAGCTTAGATGAAAATACTGCTTCTGTGTTCTTGTTTGGTACTGCTTATCAAAAAAATTCTAAAGAAGAAGTTGGTTCAGTGTTTGCTTTTCTCAGTTGCGGTGCTCGCAAGGATAATTCG AAAATAGGTTGTTCTTTGAGTGTTTACAATGCTGGTCAAATATTAAAACTGGGTACATCTGTTGATTATGTAGTTTGCAAAGGCAACGACTGCAAAAATGTGATCAATAG GCGCCAGGGAATATATTGCAAATACCATAAATTG AAATCATCCGAGAAGTATTCAAAGTCAAGAACTGAACTTAAAGGAGG GAATTTGAGAATGTCCGTTAATAATCATCTCAAGTCGGAAGGTATTTATGTAGTGAATCCACATACTCAAAAAAAAAATATAGCAAAGCCGAATCAAGTACTGTCAGTAGAAGGACTAAAAAAAGCTTTAAG CAATGCAGGTAAAGTGACAACAAATCAATACTCCCAGGGAATTAGGTTCCTTACACAAATTACAG GAATGGGGGACTCAAAACCCATGAAAAAAGGTCCCACGACAAACAAGCCACTTCATTCTGCACTAAACAAGCCGCTTCATTCTGCACAAAAAAG ATCATCACCCTCTGCGGGATCTGAACTGCCAGTGAAAGGAACAAGTCAACCGCCAAATGCAAAGAGAGCAAAGGCTGAGGAAAGGCAGCATTCATCAAAAAAACCCAACCAGATCCAGACCAAAGAAAAGATGATTGAACTTGACTTTATTAGTTCGGATGAAGATACCTGA